Proteins encoded in a region of the Thermoplasmatales archaeon genome:
- a CDS encoding IS1 family transposase — MKCPYCGCEDVVKAGKRYNKHVVKQIYKCNGCKRRFVERDGFEKMMYPKEIILKVLHLYAEGLSLSKIRDYIWQHEG, encoded by the coding sequence ATGAAATGCCCATATTGTGGATGTGAAGATGTTGTAAAGGCGGGTAAAAGATACAATAAGCATGTTGTAAAGCAGATTTATAAATGCAATGGATGCAAAAGAAGATTTGTTGAAAGAGATGGATTTGAAAAAATGATGTACCCAAAAGAAATAATTTTGAAAGTTCTCCATTTATATGCAGAAGGATTATCTCTGTCCAAAATAAGGGATTATATATGGCAACATGAAGG